Below is a window of Nocardia asteroides DNA.
TACATGACGGTGCACCACACCTCGGTCGTGAAGATCGACCCGACCATCCCGTTCGAGGTCGCCTGCCTCGTCGGCTGCGGCGTGCCCACCGGCTTCGGCTCCTCGACCCACGTCGCCGAGGTGCAGCCGGGCGAGACCGTGGTCATCGCCGGTATCGGCGGCGTCGGCATGAGCGCGCTGCAGGGCGCGGTGCTGTCGGGCGCCTCGAAGGTCGTCGCGATCGATCCGAACCCGTGGAAGCGGGAGCAGGCGCAGAAGTTCGGCGCCACCCACACCTACGAGAGCATGGCCGCCGCGATCATGCCGCTGATGGACGCGACCGAGGGCCGGATGGCCGAGAAGGTCATCCTCACCATGGGCGAGATGCACGGCGACTACGTCGAAGAGGGCCTGATCCTCACCGGCAAGGCGGGCACCCTGGTGGTCACCTCGATGGGCCGCATGGACGCCGGCGACGTCAAGATGAACAGCTTCCTGCTGTCGATGCTGCAGAAGACGGTGAAGGGCTGCATCTTCGGCGGCGGCAACGCCCGTCAGGACGCGCCGCGCCTGCTGTCGCTGTACAAGGCCGGTCAGCTCAACCTGGACGACATGGTCACCCGCAGCTACTCGCTGGAGGAGATCAACCAGGGCTACCAGGACATGCTGGACGGCAAGAACATTCGCGGCATCATCCGCTACACCGAAGCCGACTGGTAGTCACCGGTCGCGTTCCCGTTCGGCGAGCCGGACCGCGGCCTGGGCGATCAGGTCGTACGGAATCGGTTCCCCGAGCGGGAATTTCAGTGTGCCCCGGCCGGATCGGTACGGTTCGACGGCACGATCGAACGCCTCGTCCCCCTCGGGGACGGGATACACGCTCACATGCGCCTTCCAGCCGGCGAAGGACATGAACGCCCGGCCGTCCAGTGTGACGGCCGGGATGGCGTAACTGATCTTCTCGCCGGTTTCCGGTAGCACCCGGTGGATGGTCTCGCGAATGCGCTGCAGGACAGCGCGTGTCGCCTCGGGCTGCTCGGCCAGGTAGGCGTCGACCGATATCGGTGTCGCGGCCATGGTTGTCCTCCTGCTGCGGGACGCGCGGGTGGAGCCGGTGCGCGGCCGATTCTACGGCCGGGCGCCGACCTCGTCGGCGTGACTCGCGGCGGTGATCCGCCCGCCGTCCAGCCGTAGGAGCAGGTCGGCCCGCTGCGCCTCAGCCGGGTCGTGGGTCGCCTGGACGACCGTCACCCCGGCGGCGGTGGCCTCGGCCAGTACCGCGGCGATGGCTGCCTGTGAGGCCGCGTCCAGGCCGGTCGCCGGCTCGTCGAGCAGCAGCAGGTCCGACTCCTGGGCCAGCGCCTGGGCCAGCAGCGCGCGCTGGCGTTGTCCACCCGAGAGGGTGTCGAGCCGCCGGGCCGCGAGCGCGGTGAGGTCCAGCAGCTCCAGGCACTCGGTCGTGATCGCGCGGTCGGCGCGGGTCAGCCGCCGCCACGGGCCGCGGTGCGCCCACCGGCCCATGGCCACGGTCTCGCGCACGGTGATCGGCAGCGTCGGCGGAATCGCGGTGTGCTGCACCACGAACGCGGGTCGACGCGCGGTGGCGTGGTGGACATCGCCCGCCCGCACCGGCACGGTCCCGGCCAGCACGCCGAGCAGCGTCGACTTGCCCGACCCGTTGGGTCCCACGATCGCGGTGACGTGCCCGCGCGGAATCGTCGCCGACACCTCCGACAGCACCGGCGTCGCGCCGTAGCCTGCCGTCACGCGCTCGATCCGGATCGCCGCGTCCGCTGTGTGCTGCATCTCACTCCCATTTGAAACGATAACCATTTTCAGTATAGCCTCTCGCGTCATGGATTGGCTGTTCGTCCCGTTCGAGGTGGCATTCGTGCAGCGCGCGCTGTGGGGCGGGCTGCTCGTCTCCTGCGTCTGCGCGCTCGCGGGCACCTGGGTGGTGGTGCGCGGCATGGCCTTTCTGGGTGACGCGATGGCGCACGGGATGCTGCCCGGTGTCGCGGTGGCGGCGCTGCTCGGCGGGAATCTGATCCTCGGAGCCGCGATCAGCTGCGCCGCCATGGCTTTCGGTGTGTCCGTCCTGGCGCGCAGCAAACGCATCGCGCCGGACACCGGGATCGGACTGCTGTTCGTCGGCATGCTGGCGGCGGGGGTGATCATCGTGTCGCGCTCGCAGTCCTTCGCCGTCGACCTGACGGGTTTCCTCTTCGGTGACGTGCTCGCCGTGCGGCCGCGCGATCTCGCCTATCTCGCGGTGGCACTGGTGATCGCGCTGGTGGTGACGGTGCTGGGGCATCGCGCGTTCGTGGCGTCGACCTTCGATCCGCGCAAGGCGCACACCCTCGGCCTGTCGCCGAAGGTCGCGCAGGTGGCGCTGGTCGGCCTGGTGACGCTGGCGATCGTGGCGTCGTTCCATGTCGTCGGGACGCTGCTGGTGTTCGGGCTGCTCATCGCGCCGCCCGCGGCCGCCCTGTACTGGTCGGACCGGATTCCTGTGGTGATGGCGGTGGCGGCGCTGATCGGCGGGCTGTCCACCGCGGTGGGCCTGCTGATCTCGTGGCATGCGCAGACCGCGGCCGGTGCGACCATCGCGGCCGTCGCCGTGGCGTCGTTCTTCCTGTCGGCGGCCGTCTCCGCGCTGCGCGATCGGTTCGGGTCGCGCCGGGCGGGAGCCGCGGCGGTGGCCGCGCTCGCGGTGCTGCCGCTGGCCGGGTGCGGGTCGGGGGAGGAGCCCGCGGTGGTGGCGGAGACGCCGCACGGGTTCGTCGAAGGCGCCGAGGAGATGTCGGAGGCACAGACCCGGCTGATCGTGACCGACGTGCGCACGGGGGAGACACGGGTCGTGGATCTGCTGTCGGAAGAGGTGACGCCGATTCCCGCCGGAAGTGTGGTGGCACAGTCCGGTTCCGACACGGTGCCGACGCGCCTGGCCGGGGACGGCCGGTTCGGATTCCTGAGTTCCGGCGGGCGGTACACGATCGTGGACGGCGGCGCGTGGACCGTCGACCACGGCGATCACCGGCACTACTACAGCGCGCCGATCCGCGCGGTCGGTGGGGATTCGGCCGGGCCGTCGGAAGGATCGTCCGGTGCTGCGGGAGGTTCGCCGGGTTCCGTGGGATCGTCCGGTGCTGAGGGGCGATCACCGGACTCCGAGGGATCAACCGGTGCTGCGGAAGAGGCGCCGGGTTCCGTGCGACCGTCTGGTGCTGCGGAAAGGCCGTCCGCCGAATCGCCCGATGCGGCGGAGGGGTCGCCGGGTTCCGGCGACCGCGGCGGTGTGTGGGTTTCGGCGCACAGTGACGCCGTGCTCACGGTCGCGGTCTCGGCGGCCGGTGAGTCGTCGGTGTTCGATCGCGCGGCGCTGGGTGCGGGGACGGTCGCGACGCCGCGGCGGATCGAGGGCATCGCCGTGCCGTATGCGGAGCGGCTGGTCGTCGTCGACCGGGCCGGACAGGTGACGACGCGCGAGCGCGACGGGTCGGCGGCACAGACGCAGCCGGTCACCTGCGCCGATCCGCGGGGGCAGGCGGTGACCCGGCGTGGTGTCGTCTTCGGCTGCGCCGACGGCGCACTCGTCGTCGCCCAGCGCGACGGCGCGTTCGTCGCCGAGAAGATCCCGTACCCGGCTCCGCCCGCCGACCGCGCCACCGCGTTCACCCATCGGCCCGGCAGCACCACGCTGACCGCGCTCGCCGGCCGGCACGGTGTGTGGACCCTCGACATCAGGGCCAAGACCTGGACGCTGACACCCGTCGCCGACGCGGTGGCGGTGAACACCGCGGGCGAAGGCGCGTCGCTGCTGGTCCTCACCCGAGACGGTGTCCTGCGCGGACTCGACCCGGTGACCGGTGCGGAGACCGCG
It encodes the following:
- a CDS encoding NDMA-dependent alcohol dehydrogenase yields the protein MKTKGAILWGTDQQWSVEEIEVGDPVAGEVQIRMETAGMCHSDHHIVTGATPMPSFPVMGGHEGAGVITKLGPNCPSDLAVGDHVILSFIPACGRCPACVAGHMALCDLGAGLLMGQAISDGTYRIQARGENVIPMCLLGTFAPYMTVHHTSVVKIDPTIPFEVACLVGCGVPTGFGSSTHVAEVQPGETVVIAGIGGVGMSALQGAVLSGASKVVAIDPNPWKREQAQKFGATHTYESMAAAIMPLMDATEGRMAEKVILTMGEMHGDYVEEGLILTGKAGTLVVTSMGRMDAGDVKMNSFLLSMLQKTVKGCIFGGGNARQDAPRLLSLYKAGQLNLDDMVTRSYSLEEINQGYQDMLDGKNIRGIIRYTEADW
- a CDS encoding iron chaperone; the protein is MAATPISVDAYLAEQPEATRAVLQRIRETIHRVLPETGEKISYAIPAVTLDGRAFMSFAGWKAHVSVYPVPEGDEAFDRAVEPYRSGRGTLKFPLGEPIPYDLIAQAAVRLAERERDR
- the aztA gene encoding zinc ABC transporter ATP-binding protein AztA, which gives rise to MQHTADAAIRIERVTAGYGATPVLSEVSATIPRGHVTAIVGPNGSGKSTLLGVLAGTVPVRAGDVHHATARRPAFVVQHTAIPPTLPITVRETVAMGRWAHRGPWRRLTRADRAITTECLELLDLTALAARRLDTLSGGQRQRALLAQALAQESDLLLLDEPATGLDAASQAAIAAVLAEATAAGVTVVQATHDPAEAQRADLLLRLDGGRITAASHADEVGARP
- the aztB gene encoding zinc ABC transporter permease AztB; this encodes MDWLFVPFEVAFVQRALWGGLLVSCVCALAGTWVVVRGMAFLGDAMAHGMLPGVAVAALLGGNLILGAAISCAAMAFGVSVLARSKRIAPDTGIGLLFVGMLAAGVIIVSRSQSFAVDLTGFLFGDVLAVRPRDLAYLAVALVIALVVTVLGHRAFVASTFDPRKAHTLGLSPKVAQVALVGLVTLAIVASFHVVGTLLVFGLLIAPPAAALYWSDRIPVVMAVAALIGGLSTAVGLLISWHAQTAAGATIAAVAVASFFLSAAVSALRDRFGSRRAGAAAVAALAVLPLAGCGSGEEPAVVAETPHGFVEGAEEMSEAQTRLIVTDVRTGETRVVDLLSEEVTPIPAGSVVAQSGSDTVPTRLAGDGRFGFLSSGGRYTIVDGGAWTVDHGDHRHYYSAPIRAVGGDSAGPSEGSSGAAGGSPGSVGSSGAEGRSPDSEGSTGAAEEAPGSVRPSGAAERPSAESPDAAEGSPGSGDRGGVWVSAHSDAVLTVAVSAAGESSVFDRAALGAGTVATPRRIEGIAVPYAERLVVVDRAGQVTTRERDGSAAQTQPVTCADPRGQAVTRRGVVFGCADGALVVAQRDGAFVAEKIPYPAPPADRATAFTHRPGSTTLTALAGRHGVWTLDIRAKTWTLTPVADAVAVNTAGEGASLLVLTRDGVLRGLDPVTGAETARLALLAGPADEHATIHVDPDRAYVNDARARTVHEIAYNDNLRVARTFPLDIDPTLMVETGL